In one Phyllostomus discolor isolate MPI-MPIP mPhyDis1 chromosome 8, mPhyDis1.pri.v3, whole genome shotgun sequence genomic region, the following are encoded:
- the MVB12A gene encoding multivesicular body subunit 12A, which produces MDPGPDGAPLAGLAWSSASAPPPRGFSAISCTVEGAPASFGKSFAQKSGYFLCLSTLGSLENPQENVVTDIQVLVDKSPLPPGFSPVCDPLDAKASVSKKKRMCVKLVPLGAADTAVFDIRLSGKTKTVPGYLRVGDMGGFAIWCKKAKAPRPVPKPRGLSRDMQGLSLDPPAQPSKGRFPEGTLSRLGSRASTLRRSDSIYEASNLYGISAMDGVPFTLHPRFEGKGCGPLAFSAFADLTIKSLADIEEEYNYGFVVEKTAAARLPPSVS; this is translated from the exons ATGGATCCCGGGCCCGACGGGGCGCCGCTGGCTGGCCTGGCCTGGTCCTCGGCCTCGGCGCCCCCGCCACGGGGGTTCAGTGCG ATATCCTGCACAGTAGAGGGGGCGCCCGCCAGCTTCGGCAAGAGTTTCGCGCAGAAATCTGGCTACTTCCTGTGCCTCAGTACCTTGGGCAGCCTGGAG aATCCGCAGGAGAACGTGGTGACCGATATCCAAGTCCTGGTGGACAAGAGCCCCCTCCCGCCGGGCTTCTCCCCGGTCTGCGACCCCCTGGACGCCA AGGCCTCTGTTTCCAAGAAGAAACGCATGTGTGTGAAGTTGGTGCCCCTGGGGGCCGCGGACACAGCTGTGTTTGACATCCGGCTGAGTGGGAAGACCAAGACAGTGCCTGGATACCTTCGAGTAGG GGACATGGGTGGCTTTGCCATCTGGTGCAAGAAGGCAAAGGCCCCTCGGCCAGTGCCCAAGCCCCGAGGTCTCAGCCGGGACATGCAGGGTCTCTCCCTGGAcccaccagcccagcccag CAAGGGACGCTTCCCGGAGGGGACCTTGTCAAGACTGGGCTCACGGGCCTCAACTCTGCGGAGGAGTGACTCCATCTATGAGGCCTCCAACCTCTACGGCATCTCAG CCATGGATGGGGTTCCCTTCACACTGCACCCCCGATTTGAGGGCAAAGGCTGCGGCCCTCTG GCCTTTTCTGCCTTTGCTGATCTTACCATCAAGTCACTGGCGGACATTGAAGAGGAG taCAACTACGGCTTCGTGGTGGAGAAGACAGCCGCTGCACGTCTGCCCCCCAGCGTGTCGTAG
- the BST2 gene encoding bone marrow stromal antigen 2 isoform X1, with amino-acid sequence MTSTFYHYIPLPMVENSRELMLGHYKLPRWLGILLVLLALFAVGLFVATIILSVQVHSPACKDGRRAEQECRNLTHFLERQWTQAQEILLKTKAQAATYNQTAVTLMASLKMQQAQGQKLQEQVQELQEEIRTLKQKLQNTTQKLQDTTQKLQDTTQKLQDTTQKLQDTTAELNELRKDHESFGRDYGSTNSGNTLSLSVVTILLTLSLLDLLA; translated from the exons ATGACATCCACTTTTTACCACTACATCCCTTTGCCCATGGTTGAAAACTCAAGGGAGCTAATGCTGGGGCACTACAAGCTCCCAAGGTGGCTAGGGATCCTGCTGGTCCTGCTGGCCCTGTTTGCGGTGGGTCTGTTTGTGGCCACGATCATCCTCAGTGTCCAGGTCCACAGCCCGGCTTGCAAGGATGGCcgcagagcagagcaggagtGTCGAAACCTCACCCACTTCCTGGAGCGCCAGTGGACCCAGGCCCAGGAAATCTTACTGAAGACTAAGGCCCAGGCTGCCACTTACAACCAGACTGCG GTGACCCTGATGGCTTCCCTGAAGATGCAGCAGGCTCAGGGCCAAAAGCTACAGGAGCAAGTACAAGAGCTTCAAG AGGAGATTAGGACATTgaagcagaagctgcagaacacaacccagaagttgcaggacacaACCCAGAAGCTGCAGGACACAACCCAGAAGCTGCAGGACACAACCCAGAAGCTGCAGGACACAACTGCAGAGCTgaatgaactaag AAAAGACCATGAAAGCTTCGGCAGGGACTATGGCTCCACCAACTCCGGGAAcaccctcagcctctctgtggtCACTATTCTCCTGACCCTGAGCCTCCTGGATCTGTTGGCCTGA
- the BST2 gene encoding bone marrow stromal antigen 2 isoform X3 yields the protein MTSTFYHYIPLPMVENSRELMLGHYKLPRWLGILLVLLALFAVGLFVATIILSVQVHSPACKDGRRAEQECRNLTHFLERQWTQAQEILLKTKAQAATYNQTAVTLMASLKMQQAQGQKLQEQVQELQEEIRTLKQKLQNTTQKLQDTTQKLQDTTQKLQDTTQKLQDTTAELNELRDSVGKRADSEGR from the exons ATGACATCCACTTTTTACCACTACATCCCTTTGCCCATGGTTGAAAACTCAAGGGAGCTAATGCTGGGGCACTACAAGCTCCCAAGGTGGCTAGGGATCCTGCTGGTCCTGCTGGCCCTGTTTGCGGTGGGTCTGTTTGTGGCCACGATCATCCTCAGTGTCCAGGTCCACAGCCCGGCTTGCAAGGATGGCcgcagagcagagcaggagtGTCGAAACCTCACCCACTTCCTGGAGCGCCAGTGGACCCAGGCCCAGGAAATCTTACTGAAGACTAAGGCCCAGGCTGCCACTTACAACCAGACTGCG GTGACCCTGATGGCTTCCCTGAAGATGCAGCAGGCTCAGGGCCAAAAGCTACAGGAGCAAGTACAAGAGCTTCAAG AGGAGATTAGGACATTgaagcagaagctgcagaacacaacccagaagttgcaggacacaACCCAGAAGCTGCAGGACACAACCCAGAAGCTGCAGGACACAACCCAGAAGCTGCAGGACACAACTGCAGAGCTgaatgaactaag GGACTCGGTGGGAAAGAGGGCAGATTCTGAGGGGCGATGA
- the BST2 gene encoding bone marrow stromal antigen 2 isoform X2, whose product MTSTFYHYIPLPMVENSRELMLGHYKLPRWLGILLVLLALFAVGLFVATIILSVQVHSPACKDGRRAEQECRNLTHFLERQWTQAQEILLKTKAQAATYNQTAVTLMASLKMQQAQGQKLQEQVQELQEEIRTLKQKLQDTTQKLQDTTQKLQDTTAELNELRKDHESFGRDYGSTNSGNTLSLSVVTILLTLSLLDLLA is encoded by the exons ATGACATCCACTTTTTACCACTACATCCCTTTGCCCATGGTTGAAAACTCAAGGGAGCTAATGCTGGGGCACTACAAGCTCCCAAGGTGGCTAGGGATCCTGCTGGTCCTGCTGGCCCTGTTTGCGGTGGGTCTGTTTGTGGCCACGATCATCCTCAGTGTCCAGGTCCACAGCCCGGCTTGCAAGGATGGCcgcagagcagagcaggagtGTCGAAACCTCACCCACTTCCTGGAGCGCCAGTGGACCCAGGCCCAGGAAATCTTACTGAAGACTAAGGCCCAGGCTGCCACTTACAACCAGACTGCG GTGACCCTGATGGCTTCCCTGAAGATGCAGCAGGCTCAGGGCCAAAAGCTACAGGAGCAAGTACAAGAGCTTCAAG AGGAGATTAGGACATTgaag CAGAAGCTGCAGGACACAACCCAGAAGCTGCAGGACACAACCCAGAAGCTGCAGGACACAACTGCAGAGCTgaatgaactaag AAAAGACCATGAAAGCTTCGGCAGGGACTATGGCTCCACCAACTCCGGGAAcaccctcagcctctctgtggtCACTATTCTCCTGACCCTGAGCCTCCTGGATCTGTTGGCCTGA